AATGACCAATTCTTTAGATTGGTTTATTACTCACTTAATTCGCGCTTAATTGCCTTCCACTCGTCTACGGAAAGCGGTTGTACTTCAAAGTGAACGCCAAAGCAGTCTTCTGCAGCAGTACTCAAAGTCTTTGTCATCTCGACAATCGAGCTTTTGTATACATCTTGGGGTAACGCGATCGCTTCTAAATTGATACCAAAAACTTCAGCAAACAGCGCCGTATCAGGTTCTAAACGAATCGAACCGTGTTGTAAGACCGCACCTTGATAAAATAGTTGGGCGCTACCAATGAACTTTGTGCCATTGGCTAAAACCAAATCCGCACTAGTCGCCGTACCAAAACAGTTGGGATTGTGAATATAGCCGCGTCCTGCTGTACCGTAGTGTAACTCGACGCCTAGCGATCGCCAGCCACGAATCAAAAATTCACAAATTTGTTGATACACTTGCACGCGACTACCAGTTAGACCAGATGTGACTACCGCATAGGTGAGATCGCCTTGGTGTAAAACTGCACGTCCACCGGTAGGACGACGCACTAAATCAATAGACTGACCTTGATAAGTTATATACTGCCAAGCTTCTGGATATTTATGCTGGTGATACCCTAAAGAAATGGCAGGTGGCGACCACGTATAAAATCGTAAAGTAGACGGATGCAAACCTGCAGCGTGTTGTTTAACTAACCAGCGATCAATTGCCATTTGCACCCGCCCTGGGGCTGCGAAAAGCGGAATCAGCCGCCAAGTATCTTTGGTAATGTGTTTATTGTCCAAACTCAGATTGTAAGGCTTCGTCGTTATCATCTGCGATCGTAGCGACGATGGTAATCAACCGCGAAATCTCACCTGGTGAAACGCCTGCTAAAGTTCGTGTCGCGACAACAACAACTTGGTCGTTAAAAATTCCAAAACAGGCTTCAAAAGTCCCTGACCAGTTCATTTCCATGAGTTTCCGCATTAATTGCGGCTCATTTTTTGCGGGAAGTTGTAGGACAGTAGACCAAACCGTAAGAGTATCGTCGTCGCTTAGACCTGTCAGTTGAACAAAAACTTCAACACTACCGTACTTGAACTTCCATAAATGACCTTCTTGAGTATGGCTGACCATCGCAGTGTCATCTTCTTCTAGGCTCGCGATGACAGTTTGAATAACGGCTACAGGGTCGTCACTGGTTGCTGAATCGATCAACTCATCGATCATTTCGTTTGTAGATAACGATTGAGTAGCAACTGTTTCCGGATCAGCTTGATAGCTTGTCATAGAAATTTAGATCTGTGCTGATTAATGAAATGTACTCATACCATTTAATTTCAAGACTGCCATGATTGGGACAGATGCCAAATTCAGTCTCAATGCAAAACGGTATAGACCCAATGTATCGTCTGTAAACGCGCTCCTGAAAAAATGAGTTAAGGAATTTGTAGCAGAGGTCAGAGTCTAATTTAATACCTCAAACTCTGACCTTTGATCCCTGACCTCTTCTTTACGCAGGTTTGTGCGCGACAAAGACTTTACTCATAAAATGAGTTTGAGTCGTAACATTTTGGAAACCTGCTTTTTCCAAGCGTTCAACCATGTTATCGGTCATATAGTGCTTGTAAAAAGGCTCGTGGAAAGTTTCATGAAAACTTTCCATAACAGGAGTCATTTCAGGGGAATCACTGACTTGAATTGAATCACAAATAACAAATACACCCCCTGGCTGAGTCACGCGGAAGCATTGGTCGATCACTTTTTGACGTACTGGACCTGGTAACTCGTGGAATAGAAATACGCAAGTTGTTGCATGAAAATAATTATCGAGGTAAGGTAACTCCTCGGCATTTGCTTGCAACAATTGTGGCAACTCGCCAGGGTTTTGCGATAGTAGTTGATTCGCCTTCCGCAAGTACGCTGGTGACAAATCTGTTCCAAATAACGATGCTTCAGGTAAAGCGGCGCGAATTAACTTGAGCGTGCGCCCGGTACCACACGCAACGTCTAAAATACGTACTTGGTGCGGCAAAACCGAAGCAAACGCTTGCAAGCCCTGCTTAAGTGGTGCAAGAATGCGCCGTCGCATAGGATCGGCTGTTCCACCAAAAAGAATTTCTACCTGTAAATCATAAAGCTTGGCAGAGAAATCGCTAAAATAGCCACCCGTTTGATGATGGAAGTTACGGACGTAGTAATTTGGATAACCTTCGGTATTGATGTCTGGCGGAAAGTCTTGGTGTTGCTTTTGCTTTGCCCGTTCCCAAATTTGCGGTAGATCTAACCAAACGGCTGGATAGTAAAGAAAAAACTCATCCCAAGGATTATCAAATAATAAACTTTTAGGATATACACCTTGTTCTGCGTCTTGCCAGTCAGTTTCGAGTAGCTGATTTAGCCTTTGTTGAATTTTTAATAAAACTTCGGGCGGTATCGGTCTAGATTGAGTTTCAGTGGGAGAAACCAAATTCATTAACCGAGTACTGAGTATTTTGTGCGCTAGACCAAAGTAGTTTTTGCCCTGCTGAAAAGTTTGATAAGTCAGCTTGGTTAAAGTATCAGGCATGAGAATGGCGTAAATTATCTTGATGACGGCGATTTACTGTGAATAATTGTAACGAATTTGCCCATAGTCAAATATCCCCTGAGATATGTATGTTTTTGTTTTTTGATTAAGTAGTCGAACGATAGCCAATAAAAAAGCCACCTGTGCAGGTGGCAAGATCGTGTTTCAGTAACAGAGATCACGCATCATAGTAGAGGGCAAACTCGTAAGGGTGAGGACGCAGCCGCATCGGGTTGATTTCTTTATCAATCTTGTACGTAATCCAGTTGTTGATAAAGTCTTCGGTGAAAACCCCAGTAGCCGTCAAGAAGCTGTGGTCGTCTTCGAGTGCTTGTAGGGCTTCCAGCAACGAACCTGGTGTCGAAGGAACTTTAGCTAACTCTTCAGGGCTGAGTTCGTAGATATCGACATCCAAAGGATCGCCAGGGTCAATTTCGTTCTTGATACCATCAATACCCGCGCACAACATCGCTGCAAACGCGAGATAGGGGTTAGCGGTAGCATCAGGACAACGGAACTCCAAACGCTTCGCTTTGGGGCTAGAAGCGATGGGAATTCGCACCGAAGCCGAACGGTTTCCTTGGGAATATGCCAAGTTTACGGGTGCTTCAAAACCAGGGACGAGACGTTTATATGAGTTGGTGCTGGGGTTAGTAAAGGCTAACAGCGCAGGAGCGTGTTTGAGAATACCACCAATGTAATGTAATGCCATTTGGCTTAAGCCGGCGTAGCGATCGCCTGCAAATAAAGGCTGACCATCTTTCCAAATTGATTGGTGCGTGTGCATACCCGAACCGTTATCGTTAAAGATCGGCTTGGGCATAAAAGTGACCGTCTTACCGTATTTCTTCGCAACGTTTTTGATGACATATTTGTACGTCATCAAATGATCGGCGGCTTTGATGAGCGGGGCAAACTTGAAACCTAACTCGCACTGACCGCCTGTCGCCACTTCGTGGTGATGCTTTTCAATGACAACACCACACTTTGCCATTGTCAGCAGCATTTCACTGCGCATATCTTGCAACGAGTCGGTAGGCGAAACAGGGAAGTAACCTTCTTTATAGCGCGGTTTATAGCCTAAGTTACCGCCTGTTTCCTCGCGACCCGAATTCCAACGACCTTCAGCGGAATCAACGTAGTAGTAGCTCTTGTTTTCGGTTTGGTCGAAGCGGACATCATCAAAGATGAAAAATTCGGCTTCAGGACCAAAGTAGGCAGTATCGCCAAGGTTCGCAGCTTTGAGAAAATCTAACGCTTTTTGTGCGATCGCTCGCGGACAGCGCGAGTAAAGTTCTCCTGTACGTGGCTCTAAGATTGTACATATCATCGAGAGCGTTTTGTCTGCCATGAATGGATCGATCCAGGCAGTATTGGGGTCTGGTCGCATCGCCATGTCTGATTCGTGAATTGACTTCCAGCCACGAATGCTAGATCCATCGAACGCTACCCCTTCAACAAAGCTTTCTTCTTCGATGAGCGATTTGTGCACCGTAAGATGTTGCCACGTACCTAAGGGATCGACAAATTTTAAATCGATCAGTTCTATACCTTCGTCTTGAATCATCTTCAAGACATCTTGCGGGGTTTTCTCTTCAGACATGGGTAACTCCTTAACTTTTTTATCCTGCTGCCGCCACTAGGTTCAGACTAAAACTGTGCCACTTTTGGATCATCCTAAGGATAGAGTTAGGGCAATTTTGTAGTTTATTATACAAAAACCTACTTTTACTGATTCTATTAGGATTCTTTGCGAAAGATTGTCAGATTGACTCGCTTTGCCCAACAATACGGCTTGTAAAGTTGAATATCATCGAGTACGACGCTCAAAGATCCAGTACATCACGACATCATTATTCAGAAAATCTCAAATCAGTCGTCAAATTAGCATAGAATCCATAAGTAGCCAGTAAATTGCCTGTATCGCTATTTCATAGTTCAGGCACCATAGTCATAAATACTAGGTACGAAAAAATCGAGTAAGAATATCAAACCACAAATAGGAAATATTTGGAGAGCAATTTCATGCGGGACGCGATTACATCTTTAATTGGAACTTACGATGTCGCAGGTCGATATTTTGACCGCGATGCTATGGAACGGCTGAAATCTTACTTTGAAACAGGGACAGCACGAGTCCAAGCCGCAGCAGCAATTAATAGCAACGCCGCAACCATTGTCAAGCGTTCAGGTTCGCGATTATTTGAAGAACTGCCCGAACTCATTCGTCCTGGTGGAAATGCTTACACCACACGGCGCTACGCTGCTTGCTTGCGCGATATGGACTACTACCTGCGCTATGCTACCTATGCACTCGTCGCTGGCAGTATGGATGTCTTAGATGAACGCGTGCTGCAAGGTTTGCGAGAAACTTACAATTCCTTAGGAGTACCAATTGGTCCAACGATTCAAGGTATCCAAATAATGAAGGACATTGTTAAAGAGCAAGTTGCCGCAGCTGGAGTAGAGGATACGAGTTTTGTCGATGAGCCGTTTGACTATATGACCAGCGAGTTGGGCGAACAAGATATTTAACGAAGAGGTCGGAACTCGGAGGTTAGGGATAGAGAAGACTTGAACCTCGGTGGTTTCTCATCTCCTTCTACTAGACACAATACGAAGCGATCGCCGTTTGACTAGCTTGGGTTTAAAGCGCGATCGCTTTTGCTTATGAAGCAACTCTAAAACAGTATCAACACCTGCTTGGCAACTCCTTGACAAAAGTCCTATGATGGTGAATTTAAACTCATCGCAGTTCCACACTCAGTTTTAAAACACCACCTTCATAGTTGCACTTATGCCAAACAAAAAGCACGTTCCTCGGCATATTGTTCTCACTTCCCATCCCAGCCAATTTGGTCCTAAACCGATTCCGATTTCTTGGGGAGCCGCAGACCCACGCGATCGCGGTCCGATCGTCGCGACATTAACCAATCCAGCCCACCGCAATGTGATTGGTACGCATTCGGGTAGTTATGCTGTTTATCGTGCTTTAGCAGTTGCTAGAGGAGTGCTGCAATCAGATTATCGCGCGGATTTAACAAACACCTCTCCCGTCGAGCAAATTGGACCGCATCCCAGCTGGGCAGATCCTGAAAAAATTGTCTCGCTCGATCCGTTTGGGGCAATGGTAGGAGAAGCATTTAAGACTTACTACGAGCAAGGATATGATATCCGACCGACGATTGCGATTACCAAAGCTCACATCAATATGCCAGAGCTACAAGATGCAGTAACTGCCGGACGATTACGCATCGATGGTAAAATTCTCAAACCACGCGGTGATTTGGTCGTTACAAAAGCCGCTATCGATCCGGTGTGGTACTTACCAGGAATTGCCAAGCGCTTTGGAATTACCGAAGCTGATTTGCGCCGCGCCTTGTTTGAACAAACGGGCGGTATGTTTCCTGAGTTAGTCACGCGGTCGGATCTAGAAGTCTTTTTGCCACCAATTGGCGGCATTACCGTGTACATTGTGGGAGATGTCGCTGCGATCGCCGATCCGCATAAACCTTTAGCGGTGCGAGTCCATGATGAATGTAACGGTTCTGATGTTTTTGGTTCGGATATTTGTACGTGTCGTCCTTATTTAGTTCATGGTATTGAAGTGTGCGTCCAAACGGCGCAAGCAGGTGGTGCGGGTGCGATCGTCTATTGCCGTAAGGAAGGACGCGCCTTGGGAGAAGTGACAAAATTTTTAGTTTACAACGCACGCAAACGCCAATCTGGAGGCGATCGCGCTGATGCTTACTTTGCACGTACCGAATGCGTTGCAGGCGTCCAAGATATGCGCTTTCAAGAGTTGATGCCTGATGTTTTGCATTGGCTGGGAATTACGCGCATCGATCGCATGGTGTCGATGAGCAATTTGAAATACGACGCAGTGACGCAATCTGGGATCGAAATTGTGGAACGCGTACCGATTCCAGAGGAGTTGATTCCGCAAGATGCACGCGTAGAAATTGAAGCGAAAAAGGCGGCGGGATACTATACCAATGGCGAAGTCGCCGATACCGCAACTTTATCTGAGATTAAAGGGCGAAGCTTAGATTAATCGCGTGAAGGAATTGAAAATTGTGTCTTCTCAAAAGGAGATTGCGTACTTACGTTCGGCTAAAGCAATTCGCGATCGCTGTGGTATTTTATTTGATTTAGCGCGTGAAGATCGCCTAGAACATTTTCGCTGCGATTTAACGCAGTTAAGACCTGTGGCAGATTATGTCATTGAGGTCATGCGTGAAAATTATCCTGATTTACAAATTCCCTTTCATAGCCGCTGGCGTCATTTTGCAGCAGCAAGATCGCGTTTAACACAGCTAGAACGCAAGTTAGCAGAATTAACACCGCTTGCCAAAGCCCAAGCTAAGTTCGATTTAGCGATCGTCAGTGTATTGCTCGATGCTGGCGCCGGCGCAACTTGGCAGTATTGT
The Chroococcidiopsis sp. TS-821 genome window above contains:
- the apcB gene encoding allophycocyanin subunit beta, yielding MRDAITSLIGTYDVAGRYFDRDAMERLKSYFETGTARVQAAAAINSNAATIVKRSGSRLFEELPELIRPGGNAYTTRRYAACLRDMDYYLRYATYALVAGSMDVLDERVLQGLRETYNSLGVPIGPTIQGIQIMKDIVKEQVAAAGVEDTSFVDEPFDYMTSELGEQDI
- a CDS encoding biotin/lipoate A/B protein ligase family protein, with translation MITTKPYNLSLDNKHITKDTWRLIPLFAAPGRVQMAIDRWLVKQHAAGLHPSTLRFYTWSPPAISLGYHQHKYPEAWQYITYQGQSIDLVRRPTGGRAVLHQGDLTYAVVTSGLTGSRVQVYQQICEFLIRGWRSLGVELHYGTAGRGYIHNPNCFGTATSADLVLANGTKFIGSAQLFYQGAVLQHGSIRLEPDTALFAEVFGINLEAIALPQDVYKSSIVEMTKTLSTAAEDCFGVHFEVQPLSVDEWKAIKRELSE
- a CDS encoding class I SAM-dependent methyltransferase, with the translated sequence MPDTLTKLTYQTFQQGKNYFGLAHKILSTRLMNLVSPTETQSRPIPPEVLLKIQQRLNQLLETDWQDAEQGVYPKSLLFDNPWDEFFLYYPAVWLDLPQIWERAKQKQHQDFPPDINTEGYPNYYVRNFHHQTGGYFSDFSAKLYDLQVEILFGGTADPMRRRILAPLKQGLQAFASVLPHQVRILDVACGTGRTLKLIRAALPEASLFGTDLSPAYLRKANQLLSQNPGELPQLLQANAEELPYLDNYFHATTCVFLFHELPGPVRQKVIDQCFRVTQPGGVFVICDSIQVSDSPEMTPVMESFHETFHEPFYKHYMTDNMVERLEKAGFQNVTTQTHFMSKVFVAHKPA
- a CDS encoding YbjN domain-containing protein, with the translated sequence MTSYQADPETVATQSLSTNEMIDELIDSATSDDPVAVIQTVIASLEEDDTAMVSHTQEGHLWKFKYGSVEVFVQLTGLSDDDTLTVWSTVLQLPAKNEPQLMRKLMEMNWSGTFEACFGIFNDQVVVVATRTLAGVSPGEISRLITIVATIADDNDEALQSEFGQ
- the glnA gene encoding type I glutamate--ammonia ligase, with the protein product MSEEKTPQDVLKMIQDEGIELIDLKFVDPLGTWQHLTVHKSLIEEESFVEGVAFDGSSIRGWKSIHESDMAMRPDPNTAWIDPFMADKTLSMICTILEPRTGELYSRCPRAIAQKALDFLKAANLGDTAYFGPEAEFFIFDDVRFDQTENKSYYYVDSAEGRWNSGREETGGNLGYKPRYKEGYFPVSPTDSLQDMRSEMLLTMAKCGVVIEKHHHEVATGGQCELGFKFAPLIKAADHLMTYKYVIKNVAKKYGKTVTFMPKPIFNDNGSGMHTHQSIWKDGQPLFAGDRYAGLSQMALHYIGGILKHAPALLAFTNPSTNSYKRLVPGFEAPVNLAYSQGNRSASVRIPIASSPKAKRLEFRCPDATANPYLAFAAMLCAGIDGIKNEIDPGDPLDVDIYELSPEELAKVPSTPGSLLEALQALEDDHSFLTATGVFTEDFINNWITYKIDKEINPMRLRPHPYEFALYYDA
- a CDS encoding GTP cyclohydrolase II — translated: MPNKKHVPRHIVLTSHPSQFGPKPIPISWGAADPRDRGPIVATLTNPAHRNVIGTHSGSYAVYRALAVARGVLQSDYRADLTNTSPVEQIGPHPSWADPEKIVSLDPFGAMVGEAFKTYYEQGYDIRPTIAITKAHINMPELQDAVTAGRLRIDGKILKPRGDLVVTKAAIDPVWYLPGIAKRFGITEADLRRALFEQTGGMFPELVTRSDLEVFLPPIGGITVYIVGDVAAIADPHKPLAVRVHDECNGSDVFGSDICTCRPYLVHGIEVCVQTAQAGGAGAIVYCRKEGRALGEVTKFLVYNARKRQSGGDRADAYFARTECVAGVQDMRFQELMPDVLHWLGITRIDRMVSMSNLKYDAVTQSGIEIVERVPIPEELIPQDARVEIEAKKAAGYYTNGEVADTATLSEIKGRSLD